Proteins encoded by one window of Pelmatolapia mariae isolate MD_Pm_ZW linkage group LG14, Pm_UMD_F_2, whole genome shotgun sequence:
- the LOC134641493 gene encoding lysophosphatidic acid receptor 6-like: MAQNGTEADTVYAVVYGSVITLGLPLNALSLWILLRHHGRKSPNAVFMINLVISDLLLIISLPMKVYFYATRKWPLGDMACIWLTMLFRNNIRSSAVFITFISIDRLLAVVYPLKSRQLRSLSNATKGAVLVWLIVLMVNIPESVNFLKHLKNNTSNVSTCFDDKNDFFPPIAYFQLVLLFTLLFINIVSTVLVSLTLNRHLNITTRINNRVNVMLIFAMNLLMFSIFFLPVSLTVFFDNKRAALNCLASVNCCLDPLLYYFSFDGFWKKKEDTDRSTE, translated from the coding sequence ATGGCACAAAATGGAACAGAAGCTGACACGGTGTACGCCGTAGTTTATGGATCTGTTATAACGCTCGGACTGCCTCTCAACGCTCTGTCGCTATGGATTCTTCTTCGCCACCACGGCCGCAAATCACCCAACGCTGTCTTCATGATCAACCTGGTGATCTCAGACCTCCTGCTCATCATCTCCTTACCAATGAAGGTCTACTTTTATGCCACACGCAAATGGCCTCTAGGAGACATGGCGTGCATCTGGCTCACGATGCTTTTTCGCAACAACATCCGCTCCAGCGCAGTCTTCATCACCTTCATCAGCATTGACCGGCTGCTGGCTGTAGTCTACCCTCTGAAGTCACGCCAACTTCGGTCCTTGTCCAACGCCACAAAAGGAGCTGTGCTCGTCTGGCTGATTGTGTTGATGGTGAATATCCCAGAGAGTGtgaactttttaaaacatttgaaaaacaacACTTCAAATGTTTCCACTTGTTTTGATGACAAGAATGACTTCTTTCCTCCAATAGCGTATTTTCAGCTTGTGTTACTCTTCACCCTGCTGTTCATCAATATTGTGTCCACAGTTCTGGTGTCTTTGACTCTAAACAGACATTTGAATATCACCACAAGGATCAACAACAGAGTGAACGTCATGCTGATTTTTGCCATGAACTTGTTGATGTTCAGTATATTTTTCTTGCCCGTGTCCTTGACTGTTTTCTTTGATAATAAACGGGCTGCTCTGAATTGTCTTGCCAGTGTGAACTGCTGTCTGGATCCACTGTTGTATTACTTCTCATTTGATGGTTTctggaagaaaaaagaggaCACAGACAGGTCTACCGAATAG